A genomic stretch from Luteolibacter flavescens includes:
- a CDS encoding TAT-variant-translocated molybdopterin oxidoreductase — translation MSKRIWQHPEVPAGETTVSWRGVGQLEDTPAFRTWMEREFPQGVAEMNNQEDAETSRRSFLKLMGASTALAGFGLAACRRPESYIVPYNKAPEWVIPGKATYYASSRPSASGAVPLVVTTFEGRPTKLAPNSLHPDICGTDSFTQASILDLYSPSRSRKTLKQGKPVARGEFEAVLATLAADKAAKIGFVFGEDVSPTRARLAKELVAKFPAAQFYSYEALTSASPFLGDGVRPVADFSKADRVLALDCDFASLDFHGSTIPFFQRRKPEGGDYSKKPDAAAMNRMYAIESAFSLTGGMADHRLRVKPSQIAGITAYIAAALGVSQVTPSEATTDEKVISWLKPLVADLQGAGSKAIVLAGSRLPEGIRILAAAINEKLGNTGEGKALRYVRTENEGFGDIAKLKADLDGGTLDTLFLLTPGNPVLDAPADLKIAESFAKAKTVIHLGERTDATARAATWHVPASHYLESWSDARTVNGVYTVVQPMILPLYDECASELEILSALLTDEGKLVTGEGEAGAPSPAYTEVKKTFAAVGGKSTEAWRKLLRDGFQPGTSYETASVTLPAGKVTLPTASAEGLEVVFATDASVYDGRWIDNGWLQEAPDPISKLCWDNAALIAPQTAKDLGLYDEIVALEHKRAGVGEDGEGEHRTGPVIRIKLNGAELEIAVMISFGQSENTIVLPLGYGQGFDDEDKFNRGPKHTGTTGQVGMNSGFNAYPLRTTATSYYATGAVVENANKRYPLAVIQEHHAMYGRALAREISTIDSGDHKGGFEEQLHNVKLQGNDGHAPPNISLYKQEGVKGADGKPTPHLSDKLHQWAMTVDLSSCMGCNACLIACQAENNIPIVGKQQVAMGREMHWVRMDRYYAIDKENTFDPGNPELICQPVSCVQCESAPCETVCPVNATVHTEDGLNAMAYNRCIGTRYCANNCPYKARRFNFFDYNKRNPLVAHNLYKGPLGEKQVGTAPHLQRNPNVTVRMRGVMEKCTYCVQRLKDAVIRQKRGQKQEALLSGKASPDSGVTENTLRVSVDGLRVACQEACPAGGIEFGNLLDGDKSAMNRAKASERNYDLLHYIGTKPRTSYLARVKNPNAQMPDSKFVGKATIHMH, via the coding sequence ATGAGCAAACGCATCTGGCAACATCCCGAAGTCCCCGCCGGTGAAACCACCGTCTCTTGGCGTGGCGTCGGCCAGCTCGAGGACACCCCGGCCTTCCGCACGTGGATGGAGCGCGAATTCCCGCAGGGAGTCGCGGAAATGAACAACCAGGAGGACGCCGAGACCTCGCGCCGTTCCTTCCTGAAGCTCATGGGTGCCTCGACGGCGCTGGCCGGCTTCGGCCTCGCTGCCTGCCGCCGCCCGGAAAGCTACATCGTCCCTTACAACAAGGCGCCCGAGTGGGTCATCCCCGGCAAGGCGACCTACTACGCATCCAGCCGCCCGTCCGCCTCCGGCGCGGTGCCGCTGGTGGTGACTACCTTCGAAGGCCGTCCGACCAAGCTGGCTCCGAACAGCCTGCATCCGGACATTTGCGGCACGGATTCCTTCACCCAAGCCTCCATCCTCGACCTATACTCGCCATCGCGCTCGCGCAAGACCCTGAAACAGGGAAAGCCGGTCGCCCGTGGTGAATTCGAGGCCGTGCTGGCCACCCTGGCCGCCGACAAGGCTGCGAAGATCGGCTTCGTCTTCGGTGAAGACGTCTCCCCGACCCGCGCCCGCTTGGCCAAGGAGCTGGTGGCGAAATTCCCCGCCGCGCAGTTCTACAGCTACGAGGCACTCACCAGCGCGTCGCCCTTCCTCGGCGACGGCGTCCGCCCGGTGGCGGATTTCTCGAAGGCCGACCGGGTGCTCGCGCTCGATTGCGACTTCGCCTCGCTCGATTTCCACGGCTCCACCATCCCGTTCTTCCAGCGCCGCAAGCCTGAGGGCGGAGACTACTCGAAGAAGCCGGATGCCGCGGCGATGAACCGCATGTATGCCATCGAGAGCGCCTTCTCGCTCACCGGTGGCATGGCGGATCACCGCCTGCGCGTGAAGCCGAGCCAGATCGCCGGCATCACCGCCTACATCGCCGCCGCCCTCGGCGTCTCGCAGGTCACGCCTTCCGAGGCCACCACGGATGAGAAGGTCATTTCCTGGCTGAAGCCGCTGGTCGCCGACCTGCAGGGTGCCGGATCGAAGGCGATCGTGCTCGCCGGTTCGCGTCTGCCGGAAGGCATCCGCATCCTGGCTGCCGCGATCAATGAGAAGCTGGGCAACACCGGCGAAGGCAAGGCCCTCCGCTACGTCCGCACCGAGAACGAAGGCTTCGGCGACATCGCCAAGCTCAAGGCGGATCTCGACGGCGGCACGCTCGACACCCTCTTCCTCCTCACCCCGGGCAACCCCGTCCTCGATGCCCCGGCCGATCTGAAGATCGCCGAGTCCTTTGCCAAGGCGAAGACCGTGATCCACCTCGGCGAGCGCACCGACGCCACCGCCCGTGCCGCCACCTGGCACGTGCCCGCCAGCCACTACCTCGAGAGTTGGTCGGACGCCCGCACCGTGAACGGTGTCTACACCGTGGTGCAGCCGATGATCCTGCCGCTCTACGACGAGTGCGCGAGCGAGCTGGAAATCCTCTCCGCCCTGCTGACCGACGAGGGCAAGCTCGTCACCGGCGAAGGCGAGGCCGGCGCTCCTTCCCCCGCCTACACCGAGGTCAAGAAGACCTTCGCGGCGGTCGGCGGCAAGAGCACCGAGGCCTGGCGCAAGCTCCTGCGCGATGGCTTCCAGCCCGGCACTTCCTACGAGACCGCTTCCGTCACGCTGCCTGCGGGCAAGGTGACCCTGCCGACCGCTTCGGCTGAAGGCCTTGAGGTCGTCTTCGCGACCGACGCCTCCGTTTACGACGGCCGCTGGATCGACAACGGCTGGCTGCAGGAAGCTCCCGATCCGATTTCCAAGCTTTGCTGGGACAATGCCGCGCTCATCGCGCCGCAGACCGCAAAGGACCTCGGTCTCTATGACGAGATCGTGGCACTGGAGCACAAGCGCGCCGGCGTCGGCGAGGACGGCGAAGGCGAGCACCGCACCGGTCCGGTCATCCGCATCAAGCTGAATGGCGCGGAACTGGAAATCGCGGTGATGATTTCCTTCGGCCAGTCCGAAAACACCATCGTCCTCCCGCTCGGCTACGGCCAGGGCTTCGATGACGAGGACAAGTTCAACCGCGGACCGAAGCACACCGGCACCACCGGTCAGGTCGGCATGAATTCCGGCTTCAATGCCTACCCGCTGCGCACCACCGCCACCTCCTACTACGCCACCGGCGCGGTCGTGGAGAATGCGAACAAGCGCTACCCGCTGGCCGTGATCCAGGAGCACCACGCCATGTATGGCCGTGCGCTCGCCCGCGAGATCTCGACCATCGACTCCGGTGACCACAAGGGCGGCTTCGAGGAGCAGCTCCACAATGTGAAGCTTCAAGGCAACGACGGCCACGCGCCGCCGAACATCTCCCTCTACAAGCAGGAAGGCGTGAAGGGCGCGGATGGCAAGCCCACCCCGCACCTCAGCGACAAGCTGCACCAGTGGGCCATGACGGTGGACCTGTCCTCCTGCATGGGCTGCAATGCCTGCCTCATCGCCTGCCAGGCCGAGAACAACATCCCGATCGTCGGCAAGCAGCAGGTCGCCATGGGCCGCGAGATGCACTGGGTCCGCATGGACCGCTACTACGCGATCGACAAGGAGAACACCTTCGACCCGGGCAACCCGGAGCTCATCTGCCAGCCGGTCTCCTGCGTGCAGTGCGAGAGCGCCCCGTGCGAAACCGTCTGCCCGGTGAATGCCACGGTCCACACCGAGGACGGCCTGAATGCGATGGCCTACAACCGCTGCATCGGCACCCGCTACTGCGCGAACAACTGCCCCTACAAGGCACGCCGCTTCAACTTCTTCGACTACAACAAGCGCAACCCGCTCGTCGCCCACAACCTCTACAAGGGTCCTCTCGGCGAGAAGCAGGTCGGCACCGCGCCGCACCTCCAGCGCAACCCGAACGTCACCGTCCGCATGCGCGGCGTGATGGAAAAGTGCACCTACTGCGTGCAGCGCCTGAAGGATGCCGTCATCCGCCAGAAGCGCGGCCAGAAGCAGGAGGCCCTGCTCTCCGGCAAGGCATCCCCGGACTCCGGCGTCACCGAGAACACGCTGCGTGTCTCCGTCGATGGCCTGCGGGTCGCGTGCCAGGAGGCCTGCCCGGCCGGTGGCATCGAATTCGGCAACCTTCTCGATGGTGACAAGTCGGCGATGAACCGCGCCAAGGCGAGCGAGCGCAACTACGACCTGCTCCACTACATCGGCACCAAGCCGCGCACCAGCTACCTGGCCCGCGTCAAGAACCCGAATGCGCAGATGCCGGACTCCAAGTTCGTCGGCAAAGCCACCATCCACATGCACTGA
- the nrfD gene encoding NrfD/PsrC family molybdoenzyme membrane anchor subunit yields MATATEHAPSTPRQGPKLPVLEREKLILNGRSYHWITERICSVVENRQPFLWWLLFIPSAIIAALGVGLGLTYLVSTGVGVWGMSNRVFWGWDITNFVFWIGIGHAGTLISAVLFLTRQNWRTSINRAAEAMTIFAVMCAGIFPAFHVGRVWMAWFLAPIPNANSIWQNFKSPLLWDVFAVSTYFTISLIFWFIGMVPDLATIRDRCKPGLRKTLYGIFSLGWRGGNRQWSHYEMAYLLLAALSTPLVLSVHSIVSFDFATSVVPGWHTTIFPPYFVAGAIFGGFAMVLTIMVPARQLYGLHDVITMKHIDNMAKIILLTGTIVGYAYLMELFVAYYSGALYEMEAFRIRITGPYWWAYVSMMFCNVIAPQVFWWKACRENLWVIMIVAMLVNIGMWFERFVIIVTTLTRMFLPGDWKTYSPSFVEIFLFVGTIGMFLTLFLLFLRFLPCINIAEVKWTLRESDPHFDDHHDHPDHGVAVEEAYQHELHSKATEAKA; encoded by the coding sequence ATGGCCACTGCCACCGAACACGCGCCGAGCACTCCCCGCCAGGGACCGAAACTTCCGGTCCTGGAGCGCGAGAAGCTGATTCTCAACGGCCGCTCCTACCACTGGATCACCGAGCGCATCTGCAGCGTGGTGGAGAATCGCCAGCCCTTCCTCTGGTGGCTGCTCTTCATCCCGTCCGCCATCATCGCGGCACTGGGCGTCGGCCTCGGCCTGACCTACCTCGTCTCGACCGGTGTCGGCGTCTGGGGCATGTCGAACCGCGTCTTCTGGGGCTGGGACATCACGAACTTCGTGTTCTGGATCGGTATCGGCCACGCCGGCACCCTGATCTCCGCCGTGCTCTTCCTGACGCGGCAAAACTGGCGAACGTCCATCAACCGCGCGGCGGAGGCGATGACCATCTTCGCCGTGATGTGCGCCGGTATCTTCCCGGCCTTCCACGTCGGCCGTGTTTGGATGGCGTGGTTCCTCGCGCCGATCCCGAATGCCAACTCGATCTGGCAGAACTTCAAGTCGCCGCTGCTGTGGGACGTCTTCGCCGTCTCGACCTACTTCACCATCTCGCTGATCTTCTGGTTCATCGGCATGGTGCCGGACCTCGCGACCATCCGCGACCGCTGCAAGCCCGGCCTGCGCAAGACCCTCTACGGCATCTTCTCCCTCGGCTGGCGCGGCGGCAACCGTCAGTGGAGCCACTATGAAATGGCCTACCTGCTCCTGGCGGCCCTTTCCACCCCGCTGGTGCTCTCGGTGCACTCCATCGTGTCCTTCGACTTCGCCACCTCGGTGGTCCCCGGCTGGCACACCACCATCTTCCCGCCCTACTTCGTCGCAGGCGCCATCTTCGGTGGCTTCGCGATGGTGCTCACCATCATGGTCCCCGCTCGCCAGCTCTACGGCCTGCACGACGTGATCACGATGAAGCACATCGACAACATGGCGAAGATCATCCTGCTCACGGGCACGATCGTCGGCTACGCCTACCTGATGGAGCTCTTCGTCGCCTACTACTCGGGCGCGCTCTACGAGATGGAGGCCTTCCGCATCCGTATCACCGGTCCTTACTGGTGGGCTTACGTCTCGATGATGTTCTGCAACGTGATCGCCCCGCAGGTCTTCTGGTGGAAGGCATGCCGCGAGAACCTCTGGGTCATCATGATCGTCGCCATGCTCGTGAACATCGGCATGTGGTTCGAGCGCTTCGTCATCATCGTCACCACGCTGACCCGCATGTTCCTGCCGGGCGACTGGAAGACCTACTCGCCGAGCTTCGTGGAGATCTTCCTCTTCGTGGGAACCATCGGCATGTTCCTCACGCTCTTCCTGCTCTTCCTCCGCTTCCTGCCTTGCATCAACATCGCGGAAGTGAAGTGGACCCTCCGCGAGTCCGACCCGCATTTCGACGATCACCACGACCACCCGGACCACGGCGTCGCCGTCGAGGAGGCATACCAGCACGAGCTGCACTCGAAGGCCACCGAGGCCAAAGCGTGA
- a CDS encoding DUF3341 domain-containing protein, producing MSTTRKRVYGYLAEFGSASALYKAAEKVRDAGYRKWDCHTPYPVHGLDAAMGMKRSILPWFVFCGGTLGLLTGFFLASATQTEIWGWIPGLTKAIESYPTVVQAKPANIFTVPAFFPIMFELTILFSGFTTLFGLLALMKLPRLNHPLFASRQFHRATDDAFFIAVEARDPKFNQEGTRQLLEEIGGKSIELVEEED from the coding sequence GTGAGTACTACCCGCAAACGCGTTTACGGTTACCTGGCCGAATTCGGCAGCGCCTCCGCCCTCTACAAGGCCGCGGAAAAGGTGCGCGACGCCGGCTACCGCAAATGGGACTGCCACACGCCCTATCCCGTGCACGGCCTCGACGCCGCCATGGGCATGAAGCGCTCCATCCTGCCGTGGTTCGTCTTCTGCGGCGGCACCCTCGGTCTCCTCACCGGCTTCTTCCTCGCCTCCGCCACCCAGACCGAGATCTGGGGCTGGATCCCGGGCCTGACGAAAGCCATCGAGAGCTACCCGACCGTGGTGCAGGCGAAGCCCGCGAACATCTTCACCGTCCCGGCCTTCTTCCCGATCATGTTCGAGCTGACGATCCTGTTCTCGGGATTCACGACGCTCTTCGGCCTGCTCGCGCTGATGAAGCTGCCGCGCCTGAATCACCCGCTCTTCGCGAGCCGCCAGTTCCACCGCGCGACCGACGATGCGTTCTTCATCGCCGTCGAGGCCCGCGACCCGAAATTCAACCAAGAAGGCACCCGCCAACTCCTCGAGGAGATCGGCGGCAAGAGCATCGAACTCGTCGAAGAAGAGGACTGA
- a CDS encoding c-type cytochrome — MKYFFLAYAIIAALFIGLMPVRGSKSPDTPIRLFPDMDEQDKLKPQKPSEFFADGQGARLPVHGTQALGLNPEGLKEFGGIPELEFGGPVSHLATGGIEDYFANGMPEELHLTNENVGAFLKRGEESFNVNCAICHGKSGDGQGMTSHFGIPGIANLTQDTYAQAVYPDGRLFHVISEGKGNMAAYKHNIALRDRWAIVAYVRALQLARKAPYDVVKDVFDKAVPAAPAQAQ, encoded by the coding sequence GTGAAATACTTCTTCCTCGCTTACGCGATCATCGCCGCGCTCTTCATCGGCCTCATGCCGGTGCGTGGCAGCAAGTCCCCGGACACGCCGATCCGGCTGTTCCCGGACATGGACGAGCAGGACAAGCTCAAGCCCCAGAAGCCGAGCGAGTTCTTCGCCGATGGCCAAGGCGCGCGCTTGCCCGTCCACGGCACCCAGGCACTCGGTCTGAATCCGGAAGGCCTGAAGGAATTCGGCGGCATCCCCGAGCTTGAGTTCGGCGGCCCCGTCAGCCACCTCGCCACCGGCGGCATCGAGGACTACTTCGCCAATGGCATGCCGGAAGAGCTCCACCTCACGAACGAGAACGTGGGCGCCTTCCTCAAGCGCGGTGAAGAATCCTTCAACGTCAACTGCGCGATCTGCCACGGCAAGTCGGGCGACGGACAGGGCATGACCAGTCATTTCGGCATCCCCGGCATTGCCAATCTCACGCAGGACACCTACGCGCAGGCCGTCTACCCGGACGGCCGCCTCTTCCACGTGATCTCCGAGGGCAAGGGCAACATGGCCGCCTACAAGCACAACATCGCCCTGCGCGACCGTTGGGCGATCGTCGCCTACGTCCGCGCCCTGCAACTCGCACGCAAGGCACCTTACGACGTCGTGAAGGATGTCTTCGACAAGGCCGTCCCCGCAGCGCCCGCGCAAGCCCAGTAA